TATTGCCGAAAAGAGCCTGATCGCCCTTGCTTCGGATAAGCCCAAAATTGCGATCTGCTCCGGTTTGCTCGTAAATAATTTTTGAGAGTTCCTTTTCCGTATTGGTGAGTTTCTTTCTGGCGTGGACTCGCTCTGTTTCGAGCATTTTCTGCTCAATGATCTCAGCTTTTCGGGTCTGGATGGCAAAATAGGTCTGTGCAAAGGCGATTTCCGGCTTCTTGGGATCACCGTTTTGGGCCACCAAGTAGCAGGCATATCGGGTGAGCATGATGTCATCGATCTCCCGCTGACTGCCGGAGCCGAGATCGACCATTTTCCTGACGTCAGGAAAATGGTCTATTACCTCATGACCTGACACCTCACAGGCAGTTTTTGCCTTGAAAACAACATTTTGAAAATTCTCCCATTTGGAGTACCCCAGCAGATGCTGTAAATCGCGGGCGAGCCAAAATTCGACTCCGTTTTCCGTTTTTTGGGCATGACCCTCAAAAGTGCTTGTGAG
This region of Limisphaerales bacterium genomic DNA includes:
- the dinD gene encoding DNA damage-inducible protein D — encoded protein: MKSEIIRTLTSTFEGHAQKTENGVEFWLARDLQHLLGYSKWENFQNVVFKAKTACEVSGHEVIDHFPDVRKMVDLGSGSQREIDDIMLTRYACYLVAQNGDPKKPEIAFAQTYFAIQTRKAEIIEQKMLETERVHARKKLTNTEKELSKIIYEQTGADRNFGLIRSKGDQALFGNTTQEMKSQWNVPASRPLADFAPTIILKAKDFATEITIFNSTERGLTAEAAISSEHITNNKAVRDTLINRGIRPEKLPPSEDVKKVERRLVSEEKKSLKNPDSLGS